The Melospiza georgiana isolate bMelGeo1 chromosome Z, bMelGeo1.pri, whole genome shotgun sequence genome contains a region encoding:
- the APC gene encoding adenomatous polyposis coli protein isoform X1 has product MAAASYDQLLKQVEALKMENSNLRQELEDNSNHLTKLETEASTMKEVLKQLQGSIEDEAMASSGQIDLLERLKELNLESTSFPGVKLRPKMSVRSYGSREGSVSSRSGECSPVPMGSFPRRGFMNGSRESTGYLEELEKERSLLLAELEKEEKEKDWYYAQLQNLTKRIDSLPLTENFSLQTDMTRRQLEYEARQIRAAMEEQLGTCQDMEKRAQARVARIQQIEKDILRIRQLLQSQAAEAERAPQSKHEAGSHDTERQNEGQGAAEISVATSSTGQGSAARVDHETASVMSSSSNYSVPRRLTSHLGTKVTEDYKPQVEMVYSLLSMLGTHDKDDMSRTLLAMSSSQDSCIAMRQSGCLPLLIQLLHGNDKDSVLLGNSRGSKEARARASAALHNIIHSQPDDKRGRREIRVLHLLEQIRAYCETCWEWQEAHEQGMDQDKNPMPAPVDHQICPAVCVLMKLSFDEEHRHAMNELGGLQAIAELLQVDCEMYGLTNDHYSVTLRRYAGMALTNLTFGDVANKATLCSMKGCMRALVAQLKSESEDLQQVIASVLRNLSWRADVNSKKTLREVGSVKALMECALEVKKESTLKSVLSALWNLSAHCTGNKADICAVDGALAFLVGTLTYRSQTNTLAIIESGGGILRNVSSLIATNEDHRQILRENSCLQTLLQHLKSHSLTIVSNACGTLWNLSARNAKDQEALWDMGAVSMLKNLIHSKHKMIAMGSAAALRNLMANRPAKYKDANIMSPGSSLPSLHVRKQKALEAELDAQHLSETFDNIDNLSPKASHRNKQRHKQNIYSEYVLDANRHDDGVCRSESFNAGNMTVLSPYTINTTVLPASSSSSRGNAENSRSEKDRSVERDRTVGLNTYHQAAESTGSSSKRIGMQIPTTAAQIAKVMEEVTSMHIPQEDRSSGSTSEIHCLTEERNAQRRSASAHTHSNTYFPKSENSNRTCPVPYTKMEYKRASNDSLNSVSSSDGYGKRGQMKPSIESYSEDDESKFCSYGQYPADLAHKIHSANHMDDNDGELDTPINYSLKYSDEQLNSGRQSPSQNERWARPKHTIDDEMKQNEQRQSRNQNAAYPVYTESGEDKHMKYQTPFGQQECVSSFRSRGSSGSDQNRVGPTLGMNQKVNQSLCQVDDYDDDKPTNYSERYSEEEQHEEEDRPTNYSIKYNEEEHHVDQPIDYSLKYSTEVPAPSQKPSFTFPKTSSVQLNKTDHIAPSSGSTSAPSAGSKRQNQLHPSSAQSRSGHAQKNASCKTPSINQETIQTYCVEDTPICFSRCSSLSSLSSAEDEIGRDQSARGTDANNTLQIAELKENSGALPTEGAASEITSTAQHIRTKSTRLQTSSLSPSDSSRHKAVEFSSGAKSPSKSGAQTPKSPPEHYVQETPLMFSRCTSVSSLDSFESRSIASSVQSEPCSGIVSGIISPSDLPDSPGQTMPPSRSKTPPPAQGVQVKREVPKGKATTTEKREPGPRQAAVNAAVQRVQVLPDADTLLHFATESTPDGFSCSSSLSALSLDEPFIQKDAELRIMPPVHENEHGNEAEPEQSDDTKDNQEKKPEKPAEAEKDILDDSDDDIEILEACIISAMPTKSSRKAKKPSQASAPKIPPPVARKPSQLPVYKLLPSQSRLQSQKHVTFTPGDDMPRVYCVEGTPINFSTATSLSDLTIESPPSELANADNVGVGAESGEFEKRDTIPTEGRSTDDSQRAKSSVVTPLGLDDDKTEEGDILAECINSAMPKGKSHKPFRVKKIMDQIQQASSSPSNKNQPEGEKKKPTSPVKPVSQNNEYRARVRKSTEPKSNASNERGYPENRDAKKQNLKNNSREIHDKLPNNEERVRGSFAFDSPHHYTPIEGTPYCFSRNDSLSSLDFDDDDVDLSREKAELRKGKEGKEIESKECSNAEQSSNQQPSNRTQVCQKHPTGRSQTKTFSQSTKDIPDRGAAADEKMQNFAIENTPVCFSRNSSLSSLSDIDQENNNNKEGEPSKRPEASEPQVESNRPQTSGYAPKSFHVEDTPVCFSRNSSLSSLSIDSEDDLLQECISSAMPKKKKPSRMKSDGEKNNSRNTGGILAEDLTLDLREIQRPDSEHGFSPDSENFDWKAIQEGANSIVSSLHQAAAAASLSRQASSDSDSILSLKSGISLGSPFHLTPDQEEKPFTSNKGPRIIKPGEKSTLESKKVESESRGIKGGKKVYKSMITGKARSNSEVSSLKQPQQTSVPSISRGRTMIHIPGVRNSSSSTSPVSKKGPPLKNMNSKSPSEGQSLTSSPRGAKSSVKPEPAPVTRQPSGLNQSGSSKGPSRSGSRDSTPSRPQQQPLSRPLQSPGRSSISPGRNGISPPNKLSQLPRTSSPSTASTKSSSSGRMSYTPPGRQMSQQNLAKQTALPKSTSSIPRSESASKGLNQTLSTGGSNKKTDLSRMPSTKSSGSESDRSERPVLVRQSTFIKEAPSPTLRRKLEESASFESLSPSRPDSPTRSQLQTPVLSPSLPDMSLSAHSPAQSSGWRKLAPNQSPTIEYDGRPAKRHDIARSHSESPSRLLINRSGTWKREHSKHSSSLPRVSTWRRTGSSSSILSASSESSEKAKSEDEKQHGGSLPGHKQSKESQAPAKGTWRKIKENEIPQIMNDPQHSSSGAANGSDSKTLIYQMAPAVSKTEDVWVRIEDCPINNPRSGRSPTGNTPPVIDSISEKGGMNGKDPKEIQEKQTPGNGGGPVRTVGLENRLNSFFQIDSPDKKGTETKPLQNNPVPAPEINESTVSERTPFSSSSSSKHSSPIGAVAARVTPFNYNPSRRKSSVDNSSARPSQIPTPVNNSTKKRDTKSENTDSSGTQSPKRHSGSYLVTSV; this is encoded by the exons ATCTCTGCTGCTTGCGGAGcttgagaaggaagagaaagaaaaggactgGTATTACGCCCAGCTTCAGAACCTGACTAAAAGAATTGATAGTCTTCCCCTTACTGAAAAT TTCTCCTTGCAAACAGATATGACCAGAAGGCAGCTGGAGTACGAGGCCAGGCAAATCAGAGCTGCAATGGAGGAACAACTGGGCACTTGTCAGGACATGGAGAAGCGAGCACAG GCAAGAGTGGCCAGAATTCAACAAATCGAGAAGGACATTCTTCGTATACGTCAGCTCCTGCAATCACAAGCAGCTGAAGCAGAG AGAGCACCTCAAAGCAAGCATGAGGCAGGTTCCCATGATACAGAGAGGCAGAATGAAGGtcaaggagcagcagaaatcaGTGTGGCAACCAGCAGTACTGGTCAG GGTTCTGCTGCTCGAGTGGACCATGAGACAGCCAGTGTTATGAGCTCTAGTAGTAACTATTCTGTTCCTCGCAGACTGACAAGTCATCTGGGTACCAAGGTAACCGAAGATTACAAACCACAG GTGGAAATGGTGTATTCATTGTTATCAATGCTTGGTACTCATGATAAAGATGACATGTCAAGAACATTGCTAGCAATGTCTAGCTCCCAGGACAGCTGCATAGCCATGCGTCAGTCTGGATGTCTTCCTCTCCTCATCCAGCTTTTACATGGCAACGATAAGGACTCTGTGTTGTTAGGAAACTCCCGTGGTAGTAAAGAGGCCCGTGCCAGAGCCAGCGCAGCGCTGCACAACATCATTCACTCCCAGCCTGATGATAAGCGAGGCAGACGGGAAATCCGTGTGCTCCATCTCTTGGAGCAGATCCGTGCTTACTGTGAAACGTGTTGGGAATGGCAGGAGGCACATGAACAAGGCATGGACCAAGACAAAAACCCAA TGCCTGCTCCAGTGGATCATCAGATTTGTCCTGCAGTGTGTGTTTTGATGAAACTTTCATTTGATGAAGAACACAGACATGCAATGAATGAGCTTG gaggTTTGCAGGCCATTGCTGAACTGCTGCAAGTGGATTGTGAAATGTATGGACTCACAAATGATCACTATAGTGTTACCCTAAGGAGGTATGCTGGCATGGCTCTGACAAACCTGACTTTTGGAGATGTGGCAAACAAG GCTACATTATGTTCCATGAAGGGGTGCATGAGAGCTCTGGTAGCCCAGCTGAAATCTGAAAGCGAAGACTTACAACAG GTCATTGCAAGTGTATTGAGGAACTTGTCCTGGCGAGCAGATGTAAACAGTAAAAAGACTCTACGAGAAGTTGGAAGTGTGAAAGCATTGATGGAATGTGCTTTAGAAGTTAAAAAG GAATCCACCCTGAAAAGCGTTCTGAGTGCCTTATGGAATTTGTCAGCTCACTGCACTGGGAACAAAGCTGACATATGTGCTGTTGATGGTGCTCTTGCATTTCTGGTTGGCACACTGACATACCGGAGCCAAACAAACACTTTAGCCATCATAGAAAGTGGAGGAGGAATACTAAGAAATGTTTCTAGCCTAATTGCTACTAATGAGGACCATAG GCAAATCTTGCGAGAGAACAGCTGCTTACAAACCTTGTTACAACACTTGAAGTCACACAGTTTGACAATAGTTAGTAACGCATGTGGGACCCTGTGGAATCTCTCTGCTCGAAATGCAAAGGATCAGGAGGCGCTGTGGGACATGGGAGCCGTGAGCATGCTGAAAAACCTGATTCACTCTAAACACAAAATGATAGCCATGGGTAGTGCTGCAGCTCTACGGAACCTCATGGCAAACAGGCCAGCAAAGTACAAAGATGCCAACATCATGTCTCCAGGATCAAGCCTCCCATCCCTCCATGTCAGAAAGCAAAAAGCACTAGAAGCAGAATTAGATGCTCAGCATTTATCAGAGACTTTTGACAACATTGATAACTTAAGCCCGAAAGCATCTCACCGCAATAAGCAGAGACATAAGCAAAATATATATAGTGAGTATGTGCTGGATGCCAACCGCCATGATGATGGGGTGTGCAGGTCAGAGAGCTTTAATGCTGGCAATATGACTGTGCTCTCACCATATACCATAAATACTACAGTATTGCCTGCCTCGTCCTCTTCCAGTagaggaaatgcagaaaattctCGGTCTGAGAAAGACAGGAGTGTTGAAAGGGATCGAACAGTAGGTTTAAATACCTATCATCAAGCTGCAGAGAGTACTGGGAGTTCCTCTAAGAGAATAGGAATGCAGATTCCTACTACTGCAGCTCAGATTGCCAAAGTTATGGAAGAAGTAACAAGCATGCACATTCCACAGGAAGACAGAAGTTCTGGTTCCACTTCTGAAATACACTGTTTGACAGAAGAGAGAAATGCCCAGAGGAGATCAGCCTCTGCCCATACTCACTCAAATACATACTTTCCAAAATCCGAGAACTCAAACAGGACATGTCCTGTGCCTTATACAAAAATGGAATACAAAAGAGCTTCAAATGATAGTTTAAATAGTGTCAGCAGCAGTGATGGCTATGGTAAAAGAGGCCAAATGAAACCTTCCATTGAGTCTTACTCCGAAGATGATGAAAGCAAATTCTGTAGTTATGGCCAATATCCAGCTGACTTGGCACACAAGATTCATAGTGCAAATCACATGGATGACAATGATGGAGAATTAGACACTCCTATTAATTATAGTCTTAAATATTCAGATGAGCAGTTAAATTCTGGAAGGCAAAGTCCCTCCCAGAATGAAAGATGGGCAAGGCCTAAGCATACAATAGATgatgaaatgaaacaaaatgagCAAAGACAGTCAAGGAACCAAAATGCAGCCTACCCTGTGTATACTGAAAGTGGAGAGGATAAACACATGAAATATCAGACACCTTTTGGACAGCAGGAGTGTGTTTCTTCCTTTAGATCAAGAGGATCCAGTGGCTCAGATCAGAACAGAGTAGGCCCAACTCTTGGAATGAATCAGAAAGTGAACCAGTCCTTGTGCCAGGTGGATGATTATGATGATGATAAGCCAACCAACTATAGTGAACGTTATTCTGAGGAGGAACAACATGAAGAGGAAGACAGGCCAACTAATTACAGCATAAAGTACAATGAAGAGGAACATCATGTTGATCAGCCTATTGATTATAGTTTAAAATATTCAACAGAAGTTCCAGCACCTTCTCAGAAGCCATCTTTTACTTTTCCAAAGACTTCTTCAGTGCAACTCAATAAAACTGACCACATTGCCCCAAGCAGTGGGAGCACATCAGCCCCCTCAGCTGGTTCAAAGAGGCAGAACCAGCTTCACCcaagctctgcacagagcagaagTGGTCATGCACAGAAGAACGCCTCGTGTAAGACTCCCTCTATTAATCAGGAAACTATACAAACTTACTGTGTGGAAGATACCCCAATATGTTTTTCAAGGTGTAGCTCTTTGTCATCCTTGTCATCAGCTGAAGATGAAATAGGACGTGATCAATCTGCACGTGGTACAGATGCCAATAACACACTGCAGATTGCAGAACTGAAGGAGAACAGTGGGGCTCTACCTACAGAAGGTGCAGCAAGTGAAATCACATCAACAGCACAACACATCAGAACAAAATCCACTAGACTTCAGACTTCTAGCTTGTCTCCTTCTGATTCCTCTAGACATAAAGCTGTTGAATTTTCTTCAGGTGCCAAATCTCCCTCAAAGAGTGGTGCCCAAACTCCTAAAAGCCCACCAGAACATTATGTACAGGAAACACCACTCATGTTCAGCAGATGTACTTCTGTAAGTTCCCTGGATAGTTTTGAAAGCCGTTCAATTGCTAGTTCAGTTCAAAGTGAGCCTTGCAGTGGAATAGTAAGTGGAATTATAAGTCCCAGTGACCTTCCAGACAGCCCTGGACAAACAATGCCTCCAAGCAGAAGTAAAACACCACCGCCTGCTCAAGGAGTTCAAGTCAAAAGAGAGGTACCTAAAGGAAAAGCAACCACTACAGAGAAAAGAGAGCCCGGTCCTAGACAGGCAGCTGTAAATGCAGCTGTTCAAAGAGTTCAGGTACTGCCAGATGCTGATACACTATTACATTTTGCCACAGAAAGCACACCAGATGGGTTTTCTTGCTCTTCTAGCCTGAGTGCTCTGAGCCTTGATGAGCCATTTATACAGAAGGATGCAGAGTTAAGAATTATGCCTCCAGTTCATGAAAACGAGCATGGAAACGAAGCAGAACCTGAACAGTCAGATGATACTAAGGATAACCAGGAGAAGAAACCAGAGAAGCCAGCTGAAGCAGAAAAAGACATTCTGGATGATTCTGATGATGATATTGAAATACTGGAAGCGTGTATTATTTCTGCAATGCCAACGAAGTCTTCACGTAAAGCCAAAAAGCCTTCTCAAGCGTCTGCTCCAAAAATACCTCCTCCTGTAGCCAGAAAGCCCAGCCAGTTGCCAGTTTACAAACTTTTGCCTTCACAAAGCAGACTGCAATCACAAAAGCACGTGACTTTTACACCAGGAGATGATATGCCACGCGTATATTGTGTTGAGGGTACACCAATAAATTTTTCAACAGCTACATCTCTAAGTGACCTGACAATAGAATCCCCCCCAAGTGAGCTGGCCAATGCAGACAATGTGGGTGTGGGAGCAGAGTCAGGGGAGTTTGAAAAGCGGGACACCATTCCTACAGAAGGCAGAAGTACTGATGATTCTCAGAGAGCAAAAAGCTCAGTTGTGACTCCCCTTGGTCTGGATGATGACAAAACAGAAGAGGGTGATATTCTGGCTGAGTGCATTAACTCAGCTATGCCAAAAGGAAAAAGTCACAAACCTTTCAGAGTGAAGAAGATAATGGATCAAATTCAACAAGCATCTTCATCTCCAAGTAATAAAAACCAGCCAGAAGGTGAGAAAAAGAAGCCAACATCACCAGTAAAGCCTGTTTCCCAAAACAATGAATACAGAGCACGTGTGCGAAAAAGCACGGAACCCAAAAGCAATGCTAGTAATGAAAGAGGCTATCCAGAGAACAGAGATGCAAAGAAACAGAACCTTAAAAACAATTCAAGAGAGATTCATGACAAATTGCCAAATAATGAAGAGCGTGTAAGAGGAAGCTTTGCATTTGATTCCCCTCATCATTATACGCCTATTGAGGGAACTCCTTACTGTTTTTCACGGAATGATTCCCTGAGTTCATTAGATTTTGATGATGATGACGTTGACCTTTCAAGGGAGAAGGCAGaattaagaaaaggaaaagaaggaaaggaaattgaaagTAAAGAGTGCTCTAATGCAGAACAGTCTTCAAATCAGCAGCCAAGTAACAGGACACAAGTTTGTCAAAAACACCCAACGGGCAGAAGCCAGACAAAAACTTTCTCTCAGTCAACCAAAGATATTCCagacagaggagcagctgcagatgaaaaaatgcagaattttgcTATTGAAAACACACCTGTTTGTTTTTCTCGCAATTCATCTCTTAGCTCCCTCAGTGATATTGATCAagaaaacaataacaacaaagaAGGGGAACCTTCAAAACGTCCTGAGGCTTCCGAGCCACAGGTGGAATCCAACAGACCACAGACTTCTGGTTATGCACCTAAATCATTTCATGTTGAAGATACTCCTGTGTGCTTCTCTAGAAACAGCTCTCTGAGTTCTCTTAGCATTGACTCAGAAGATGATCTTCTGCAGGAATGCATTAGTTCTGCTATgcctaaaaagaaaaagccctcAAGAATGAAGAGTGatggtgaaaaaaataattccagaaaCACAGGTGGTATACTAGCAGAAGATTTAACACTGGATTTAAGAGAGATACAGAGGCCAGATTCAGAACATGGTTTTTCACCTGATTCAGAAAACTTTGACTGGAAAGCTATACAAGAAGGTGCAAATTCTATAGTTAGTAGCTTGCAtcaagctgcagctgctgcatcaCTGTCTAGACAAGCTTCATCAGACTCTGACTCTATCCTTTCATTAAAATCTGGTATTTCTCTAGGGTCACCATTTCATCTTACCCCAGACCAAGAAGAAAAACCTTTCACTAGTAATAAAGGTCCAAGAATTATTAAGCCAGGAGAGAAGAGTACACTGGAGTCTAAAAAAGTAGAATCAGAAAGTAGGGGAATCAAAGGAGGGAAGAAAGTGTATAAAAGTATGATCACAGGAAAAGCACGCTCGAATTCAGAAGTTTCAAGTTTGAAGCAACCACAACAGACAAGTGTGCCTTCAATTTCACGTGGTAGAACAATGATCCATATTCCAGGGGTTCGAAATAGTTCTTCAAGTACTAGTCCTGTTTCCAAAAAAGGACCCCCACTCAAAAACATGAACTCCAAGAGTCCCAGTGAAGGCCAAAGCTTGACTAGTTCTCCAAGAGGAGCCAAATCATCAGTGAAACCTGAGCCAGCTCCTGTGACTAGGCAGCCATCAGGGTTGAACCAGAGTGGATCAAGTAAAGGACCTTCTAGATCAGGATCTAGAGACTCCACTCCTTCTAGACCTCAACAGCAGCCATTAAGTAGGCCTCTGCAATCTCCTGGACGAAGCTCCATTTCCCCAGGAAGAAATGGTATCAGTCCTCCCAACAAACTGTCACAGTTGCCAAGAACATCATCTCCTAGCACAGCTTCAACTAAATCCTCAAGTTCAGGTAGAATGTCGTACACACCACCAGGCAGGCAGATGAGCCAGCAAAACCTTGCAAAGCAAACTGCCTTACCTAAGAGTACCAGTAGCATTCCACGAAGTGAATCTGCTTCAAAGGGTTTAAACCAAACTCTCAGTACTGGTGGATCAAACAAAAAGACCGACCTATCCAGAATGCCATCCACAAAGTCTAGTGGAAGTGAATCTGACAGATCTGAGAGACCTGTTCTCGTTCGTCAGTCAACTTTCATTAAAGAGGCTCCGAGCCCTACTCTGAGACGGAAATTAGAAGAGTCAGCTTCATTTGAATCTCTGTCACCTTCCAGGCCAGATTCTCCCACAAGGTCCCAACTACAGACCCCAGTTTTAAGTCCTTCTCTTCCTGATATGTCTTTATCCGCTCATTCACCTGCCCAGAGTAGTGGTTGGCGAAAATTAGCCCCTAATCAGAGCCCTACTATAGAATATGATGGGAGACCAGCAAAGCGTCATGACATAGCTCGTTCCCATTCTGAGAGTCCATCTAGGCTGCTGATCAACAGATCAGGAACGTGGAAGCGTGAGCACAGTAAGCATTCCTCATCACTTCCTCGTGTAAGCACTTGGCGGAGAACTGGAAGTTCCTCCTCAATTCTGTCAGCTTCTTCAGAATCCAGTGAAAAGGCAAAAAGTGAAGATGAAAAGCAGCATGGAGGTTCTCTCCCTGGACACAAGCAAAGTAAAGAAAGCCAAGCACCAGCAAAAGGTacttggagaaaaataaaagaaaatgaaattcctCAGATAATGAATGATCCTCAGCATTCTTCTTCAGGTGCCGCAAATGGCTCTGATTCCAAAACCCTCATCTATCAGATGGCTCCAGCTGTCTCTAAGACAGAGGATGTGTGGGTGAGGATAGAGGATTGCCCAATTAACAACCCTCGATCTGGAAGGTCCCCAACTGGAAATACTCCCCCTGTTATTGACAGTATTTCAGAAAAAGGGGGCATGAATGGTAAAGATCCCAAAGAGATTCAAGAGAAGCAAACCCCAGGGAATGGAGGTGGTCCTGTTCGTACCGTTGGCTTAGAAAACCGTCTGAACTCTTTCTTTCAGATAGACAGTCCAGACAAGAAAGGCACTGAAACAAAGCCTCTGCAGAATAATCCTGTTCCTGCACCAGAAATTAATGAAAGTACTGTTAGCGAGCGTACTCCGTTCAGTTCCAGTAGCTCAAGCAAGCACAGCTCCCCCATCGGTGCTGTGGCAGCAAGGGTGACTCCTTTCAACTACAACCCAAGCCGCAGGAAGAGCAGCGTGGACAATAGCTCTGCTCGGCCCTCACAGATACCAACCCCGGTGAATAACAGCACCAAGAAACGTGACACCAAGTCTGAAAACACTGACTCCAGTGGAACACAAAGCCCTAAACGTCACTCTGGCTCTTACCTGGTAACTTCTGTTTAa